A portion of the Desulfonatronovibrio magnus genome contains these proteins:
- a CDS encoding RlmE family RNA methyltransferase, with product MKKYQDQYFKKARKENYPARSVYKLKEMDKKFHLFSPGLKVLDLGAAPGSWTLYAAQKVQDKGLVVAVDLQNTDVSFPGYVVFIQGDVFDPQAEAARIIADHAPYDLVMSDMAPRTTGIKFTDQARSFNLAMESLYAARQHLGQSGSFITKILEGPDIQELQKEMRSSFNKVKHFKPKSSRMESKEVFLVGLELI from the coding sequence ATGAAAAAATATCAGGATCAATACTTTAAAAAGGCCAGGAAGGAAAATTATCCTGCCAGGTCAGTGTACAAACTTAAAGAAATGGACAAAAAATTCCATCTTTTTTCCCCTGGACTTAAAGTTCTGGATCTTGGAGCAGCACCAGGTTCATGGACATTGTATGCTGCTCAAAAGGTGCAGGATAAGGGCCTTGTTGTAGCTGTAGACCTGCAGAATACGGACGTGTCTTTTCCAGGGTATGTTGTATTTATCCAGGGAGATGTTTTTGATCCCCAAGCTGAAGCCGCCAGAATCATTGCTGACCATGCGCCGTATGATCTGGTAATGAGTGATATGGCACCCAGAACTACGGGCATAAAATTTACAGATCAGGCCAGGTCATTCAATCTGGCTATGGAATCCCTTTACGCAGCGAGACAACATCTTGGCCAGAGTGGATCATTTATTACCAAAATTCTGGAGGGACCTGATATTCAGGAGTTACAGAAAGAAATGCGCTCCAGCTTTAATAAGGTTAAACATTTTAAGCCCAAAAGCTCCAGGATGGAAAGTAAGGAAGTTTTCTTGGTAGGCTTGGAGCTTATATGA
- a CDS encoding HDOD domain-containing protein, giving the protein MQDLYTENKKMVLSVNDLPTLPTVLDEVTELVQDPSSSTDQVAKVISQDQVLSAKVLKMVNSPIYGFPRRISTIQHALVLLGFNVVRGLIISTSVFDAMAESMMGLWEHSLGCAVACTQIAKVAGFKDPEEYSVAGLLHDLGKVVSVVQLPDVKKQVDELVKQKDMSYYMAEKEVMGFSHDRINAWLSDHWNLPLRLREGLVWHHRPKSAQHFPDMACVVHLGDFMSRVFQVGNSGDDQISYLNRYVFKVLNLNQSGIVKILDELDKEYADLSGFRPD; this is encoded by the coding sequence ATGCAGGATTTATATACTGAAAATAAAAAAATGGTCCTGTCGGTCAATGATTTGCCGACTCTGCCTACTGTGCTTGATGAGGTTACTGAACTTGTCCAGGATCCAAGCTCTTCCACGGATCAGGTTGCCAAGGTTATTTCTCAGGATCAGGTGCTTTCTGCCAAAGTTCTGAAGATGGTCAATTCGCCGATTTATGGATTTCCCAGAAGAATCAGTACAATACAGCACGCACTTGTACTGCTGGGTTTTAATGTAGTACGTGGTCTTATTATCAGTACTTCGGTTTTTGATGCCATGGCTGAGTCAATGATGGGGCTGTGGGAACATAGTCTGGGCTGTGCAGTGGCTTGTACTCAAATAGCAAAAGTAGCAGGCTTTAAAGATCCGGAAGAGTATTCTGTTGCAGGCTTGTTGCATGATCTGGGTAAGGTGGTTTCTGTTGTTCAGTTGCCTGATGTCAAAAAGCAGGTTGATGAACTGGTTAAACAAAAAGATATGAGCTATTATATGGCTGAAAAGGAAGTGATGGGTTTTTCCCATGATCGGATCAATGCCTGGCTGTCTGACCACTGGAATCTTCCATTGAGACTACGGGAAGGCCTGGTATGGCATCACAGACCCAAGTCAGCTCAGCATTTTCCTGATATGGCTTGTGTGGTGCATCTTGGTGATTTCATGTCTCGAGTTTTTCAGGTGGGCAACAGCGGAGATGATCAGATCAGTTACCTTAACAGGTACGTCTTCAAAGTATTAAACCTGAACCAAAGCGGTATCGTCAAGATTCTGGATGAGCTGGACAAAGAGTATGCAGACCTCAGCGGTTTTCGGCCTGATTAA
- the ybgF gene encoding tol-pal system protein YbgF — translation MYSRMVIFLICAVFTYGCTLYPGGEIRSHKRMIDSLEDQVHGQQSAIDSIWAELEELSTELDQLRDESARRFMSIWSEVESLQTSVESQRTDPVSEYINLGVNLDREPAQAPPVMQSMAEIQDRTEKTQEVPQPQRSQAQLGESELYRSALDLYFAERPESARLEFRDFLDRFPESALVPNAWYWLAETYYLQNDYPRAILMFRRVLDKFPEDPKAPDSLFKIGLSYQRLGDARNAMFYLGILTQDYPESESARRAGPLKEQLRSET, via the coding sequence ATGTATTCCAGGATGGTTATTTTTCTAATTTGTGCGGTATTTACCTACGGATGCACCTTGTATCCCGGAGGTGAAATAAGATCACACAAGCGTATGATTGATTCCCTTGAGGATCAGGTTCATGGCCAGCAATCTGCGATTGACTCCATCTGGGCTGAGTTAGAGGAACTCAGTACAGAGTTAGATCAGCTCAGAGATGAATCCGCCAGGCGGTTCATGTCCATCTGGAGCGAAGTAGAGTCACTTCAAACAAGTGTTGAGTCTCAGAGAACCGACCCTGTCAGCGAGTATATTAATTTGGGAGTAAATCTGGACCGAGAGCCAGCTCAAGCACCACCAGTGATGCAGTCCATGGCTGAAATTCAAGATCGAACAGAGAAGACTCAGGAAGTGCCACAGCCACAACGCAGCCAGGCACAACTGGGAGAATCAGAACTATACAGGAGTGCGCTTGATCTTTACTTTGCCGAGCGACCCGAATCTGCCAGGCTTGAATTCAGAGATTTTCTGGACAGGTTTCCCGAGAGCGCCCTTGTTCCAAATGCCTGGTACTGGCTCGCGGAAACCTATTATTTGCAAAATGATTATCCCAGGGCTATCTTGATGTTCAGAAGAGTTCTGGATAAGTTTCCTGAAGATCCCAAGGCTCCAGATTCACTATTTAAGATCGGCCTTTCATACCAGAGGCTTGGGGATGCAAGAAACGCCATGTTTTACCTTGGTATTTTGACTCAGGACTATCCTGAGTCAGAATCAGCAAGGCGTGCAGGTCCCTTGAAAGAGCAGTTAAGAAGCGAAACTTAG
- the dprA gene encoding DNA-processing protein DprA, with translation MTAYSRNDQIFACFALQSIKGIGPRTWCKILEHYLSPAHALADKSRWKSLGLIKKNQERGLASSDWETAAQSQLERVLSKNLNLVLWSDPQYPEMLKQIYDPPVALYYKGDISLLQNHGIAVVGSRQSSAYGQEMARNICSELSKAGLTIISGFAYGIDRQAHMASVDSAGGTIAVLGTGIDLIYPAINKDLWVKIEDSGLIISELEPGSKPEARNFPFRNRIISGLALGVLVIQSALKSGSMITAQLALTQNKEVFAVPGAVNMENYDGCNELIRQGAHLVSRGDDILEVLAPVLKSAFSHNKLKPSEKSPGRPQVPPDLPQDESQLLKALSLDKQVHIDELTQKLDWPSHKVSQVLVQLEIKGLIKRLPGMYYCSR, from the coding sequence ATGACAGCTTATTCCAGAAATGATCAGATTTTTGCCTGCTTTGCCCTGCAATCTATAAAGGGCATTGGCCCCCGGACCTGGTGTAAAATTTTAGAGCACTATTTAAGTCCGGCACATGCATTGGCTGATAAATCCAGGTGGAAAAGCCTTGGGTTAATCAAGAAAAATCAGGAACGCGGTCTTGCTTCATCAGACTGGGAAACAGCTGCTCAATCCCAGTTAGAAAGAGTGCTCAGCAAAAATCTCAACCTGGTACTATGGTCGGACCCCCAGTATCCTGAAATGCTCAAACAGATTTACGATCCGCCAGTTGCTCTTTATTATAAAGGTGATATCAGCCTGTTGCAAAACCATGGCATTGCTGTAGTGGGCTCAAGGCAAAGTTCAGCTTATGGCCAGGAAATGGCCAGAAATATTTGCAGTGAACTGTCTAAGGCCGGCCTGACAATTATTTCCGGGTTTGCCTATGGGATTGATCGACAGGCTCACATGGCTTCAGTAGACAGTGCAGGAGGTACGATTGCTGTTCTTGGAACAGGAATTGATCTTATTTATCCAGCCATAAACAAGGACTTGTGGGTCAAGATCGAGGATTCCGGATTGATAATCAGCGAGCTTGAACCGGGATCCAAGCCTGAGGCGCGTAACTTTCCCTTTCGCAACAGAATTATCAGCGGCCTGGCGTTGGGGGTGCTGGTGATTCAGTCAGCACTGAAAAGCGGCAGTATGATTACTGCCCAGTTGGCTTTGACTCAGAATAAAGAGGTCTTTGCAGTGCCGGGTGCTGTGAATATGGAAAATTATGACGGATGTAATGAACTTATTCGTCAGGGTGCACATCTGGTAAGCAGAGGTGATGATATTCTGGAAGTTCTGGCCCCGGTTCTTAAGTCAGCTTTTTCGCACAACAAACTTAAGCCTTCTGAAAAAAGTCCGGGCAGACCTCAAGTGCCTCCGGATCTGCCGCAGGATGAGTCGCAACTGCTTAAGGCTTTGAGTTTGGATAAGCAGGTGCATATTGATGAGTTGACACAGAAACTTGACTGGCCCAGCCATAAGGTCAGCCAGGTTCTGGTTCAATTGGAAATTAAAGGTTTGATCAAAAGGTTACCTGGAATGTATTACTGCTCCAGGTAG
- the thyX gene encoding FAD-dependent thymidylate synthase: MPESRLEVKLLSGTPSAVSLIYAAFRQCYSPGFAGELWPQLLSGDVSQEKQADFIGKILESGHDSPVEHVCYTFAVQGISRALTHQLVRHRIASYSQQSQRYVDAQDFQYILPPAIAAVPEAKQRFEQFMGEVGRVYSDLQSMLTKSGRGAKANEDARFVLPQAAESKVVMTMNCRSLIHFFELRCCRRAQWEIRKMAWKMLKILRMELPVIFSKAGPRCERLSYCPEGKKFTCGKMPLKS; encoded by the coding sequence ATGCCTGAATCAAGATTAGAAGTAAAACTGCTCAGCGGAACTCCCAGTGCCGTATCCCTTATTTATGCTGCTTTCAGGCAGTGCTACAGTCCAGGTTTTGCAGGTGAATTGTGGCCTCAACTACTAAGTGGTGATGTCTCTCAGGAAAAGCAGGCGGATTTTATCGGCAAAATTTTAGAGTCCGGGCATGACAGCCCTGTGGAGCATGTCTGCTATACTTTTGCGGTGCAGGGGATATCCAGAGCTTTGACTCATCAGCTGGTGCGTCACCGCATCGCTTCTTATTCACAGCAAAGCCAGAGATACGTTGATGCCCAGGATTTTCAATATATACTGCCCCCGGCTATCGCTGCTGTTCCAGAAGCAAAACAAAGATTTGAACAGTTTATGGGCGAGGTTGGCAGGGTGTATTCTGACCTGCAGAGCATGCTCACAAAAAGTGGGCGCGGTGCCAAGGCCAATGAAGATGCCAGGTTTGTGCTGCCCCAGGCCGCAGAATCCAAGGTAGTAATGACCATGAACTGCCGGAGCCTCATTCACTTTTTTGAGCTCAGGTGCTGTCGGCGCGCGCAATGGGAAATACGAAAAATGGCCTGGAAGATGCTGAAAATTTTGCGTATGGAGTTGCCGGTAATCTTCAGCAAGGCTGGTCCACGATGTGAGCGTCTAAGCTATTGCCCTGAAGGCAAGAAATTTACCTGTGGAAAAATGCCTTTAAAGTCCTGA
- the ruvC gene encoding crossover junction endodeoxyribonuclease RuvC produces MGSQDKDRSKLVLGIDPGSRCTGYGIVHDESGKLSLVQAGTIRTETLEEMSLRLAKIFHDIVKVIGDYRPQEAAVEEIFTARNASSALKLGQARGAAVVACAHLNLPVFSYTPTMVKKSIVGVGRADKEQVAFMVSRLLGSRNNWARDASDALAVAVTHLNQRRLAKLKGWK; encoded by the coding sequence ATGGGTTCTCAAGATAAAGACAGGTCAAAACTTGTTCTGGGCATTGATCCTGGATCGCGCTGTACTGGATATGGTATAGTACATGATGAATCTGGAAAACTCTCACTGGTTCAGGCTGGTACCATCAGGACTGAAACACTTGAGGAGATGAGCCTGAGACTGGCCAAAATTTTTCATGATATTGTCAAGGTAATCGGCGATTACAGGCCCCAGGAGGCTGCTGTAGAAGAGATTTTTACTGCCAGGAATGCTTCTTCAGCCCTGAAACTGGGACAGGCGAGAGGTGCTGCTGTGGTTGCATGTGCTCACCTGAATCTGCCGGTGTTCTCATACACGCCCACTATGGTCAAGAAATCCATAGTAGGAGTTGGCAGAGCAGATAAGGAGCAGGTCGCCTTTATGGTATCCAGGCTGCTGGGTAGCAGGAATAACTGGGCCAGGGATGCCAGTGATGCTCTGGCTGTGGCTGTCACTCATCTTAATCAGCGCAGGCTGGCAAAGCTTAAAGGCTGGAAATGA
- the ruvB gene encoding Holliday junction branch migration DNA helicase RuvB — translation MSSTITDDHIRPQTLDQFIGQDDLRANLRVYLDAAKSRGQHLDHSLLYGNPGLGKTTMAQIMASELGVNIVSTSGPVLERSADLAAILTNLNKNDLLFIDEIHRMPASVEEILYPAMEDFNLDLIIGQGPGARTVKIELEAFTLVGATTRLGLLTSPLRDRFGVICRLEFYSPQELALIVKRSSGVFKVKITDDGALEIGKRARGTPRIANRLLRRVRDFAQMDGQEKIDAKTASAALDRMDVDAYGLDHMDRNILSCIIKQFSGGPVGVKTLAVACSEEVRTIEEIYEPYLIQCGFLKRTPRGRVVTPRAYKHLKIVKKGMVSLV, via the coding sequence ATGTCAAGTACAATAACCGATGACCATATCAGACCACAAACTTTAGACCAGTTTATCGGTCAGGACGATTTGCGCGCTAATCTGCGGGTTTATCTTGATGCTGCCAAAAGCAGAGGGCAGCATCTTGATCACTCTTTGTTATATGGTAATCCAGGTCTGGGCAAAACCACCATGGCCCAGATAATGGCCTCGGAACTTGGTGTGAATATTGTTTCCACTTCCGGGCCTGTGCTGGAGAGAAGCGCTGACCTGGCAGCCATACTGACCAACCTGAACAAGAATGATCTGCTGTTTATTGATGAAATACACAGAATGCCAGCAAGTGTGGAAGAGATTCTCTATCCGGCCATGGAAGATTTTAACTTAGATCTAATCATAGGCCAGGGGCCTGGAGCAAGAACAGTAAAGATCGAACTGGAGGCGTTCACATTAGTGGGAGCAACAACCAGACTTGGTTTACTCACATCCCCCTTGCGAGATCGATTTGGGGTCATATGTCGCTTGGAGTTTTATTCACCCCAGGAACTGGCTTTAATTGTCAAGCGATCATCCGGGGTATTCAAGGTCAAAATAACAGATGATGGTGCTTTGGAGATTGGGAAAAGGGCACGTGGCACCCCGCGCATCGCCAACAGGCTGCTGCGCAGGGTGCGTGACTTTGCTCAAATGGATGGTCAGGAAAAAATTGACGCCAAAACAGCTTCTGCGGCTCTTGATAGGATGGATGTTGATGCCTATGGGTTAGATCATATGGATCGCAATATACTTAGCTGTATCATCAAGCAGTTTTCCGGAGGTCCGGTGGGAGTTAAGACTCTGGCAGTGGCCTGTTCAGAAGAGGTGCGTACAATCGAAGAAATTTATGAACCATATCTGATTCAATGCGGATTTTTAAAAAGAACCCCAAGGGGCAGGGTTGTCACCCCCAGAGCATACAAGCATCTCAAGATTGTGAAAAAGGGCATGGTTTCTCTGGTATGA
- a CDS encoding GGDEF domain-containing protein — protein sequence MNKEKHFFLISDDADLYQNFKDIYTQAQWTVFERGRGAIELIFNNPPDLLIVDNKLQDMGGMELIRIFKSENVYRQVPVIICLDIDDLTSELNLTQIEVDDFLMKPLDRQQTRIRLDLVLARAAWELDASPLTKLPGNTSIIQKIQDMMDRKQNFALAYADLDNFKSYNDKYGFSRGDEILMMTARIIVNTIRAFAGMESFVGHIGGDDFVFIVPPDQAENVCQILIRNFDGIVPNFYDPEDRERGFIRSTDRKGSIQDFPMMSVSIAVVFNIDGELNHYGQASEIAMNLKKVAKKSPGSAYVLDRRKSS from the coding sequence ATGAATAAAGAAAAACACTTTTTTCTCATATCAGATGATGCAGATCTGTATCAAAACTTCAAGGATATCTACACTCAGGCTCAATGGACTGTTTTTGAGAGGGGTAGAGGGGCCATTGAGTTGATTTTCAACAATCCTCCTGATTTGCTCATAGTTGACAATAAACTTCAGGATATGGGGGGGATGGAACTTATCCGTATTTTCAAAAGTGAAAATGTCTACCGTCAGGTGCCGGTGATTATTTGCTTAGATATTGATGACTTAACATCTGAGCTTAATCTGACCCAGATAGAAGTTGATGATTTTCTTATGAAGCCCCTTGATCGTCAGCAGACCAGAATCCGTTTAGACCTGGTCCTGGCAAGAGCAGCATGGGAGTTGGATGCCAGTCCATTGACCAAATTACCTGGAAATACTTCAATTATCCAGAAAATACAGGATATGATGGACAGGAAGCAGAATTTTGCACTGGCTTATGCAGATCTTGATAATTTTAAGTCTTACAACGATAAGTATGGCTTTTCGCGAGGTGATGAGATCCTCATGATGACTGCAAGAATCATTGTGAACACCATCAGGGCCTTTGCCGGCATGGAGTCTTTTGTAGGGCATATTGGTGGTGACGACTTTGTGTTTATTGTGCCTCCGGATCAGGCTGAAAACGTTTGCCAGATACTTATTCGTAATTTTGACGGCATAGTTCCAAACTTTTATGATCCCGAGGATCGGGAGCGGGGGTTTATCAGATCCACTGACAGGAAAGGAAGTATTCAGGATTTTCCTATGATGAGCGTTTCAATCGCAGTGGTCTTTAACATTGACGGAGAGCTGAACCACTACGGTCAGGCTTCAGAAATTGCCATGAACCTCAAGAAAGTAGCCAAGAAAAGCCCTGGAAGCGCATATGTCCTGGACCGTAGAAAATCTTCCTGA
- a CDS encoding YebC/PmpR family DNA-binding transcriptional regulator encodes MAGHSKWHNIQHRKGRQDAKKGKIFTKVTKEIFLAARTGGGDPGANNRLRSAIDAAKAVNLPKDKIETAIKKGTGELASESIDEVFYEGYGPGGAAMLVEAATDNKNRTVAEIRHLLSKSGGSMGESGCVAWMFDNMGVLSFEKETYGEEEIFEAGLEAGVEDIIDDGEVWQVRCAPENFADVKKVYDDAGLKYVEAMVTMVPKNTVQVDVETGHKLIKLYEALDDHDDVQNVYSNFDLPDEILKELQD; translated from the coding sequence ATGGCAGGACATAGTAAATGGCATAATATTCAGCATAGAAAGGGCAGACAGGATGCCAAAAAGGGCAAAATATTCACCAAGGTGACCAAAGAAATTTTTCTGGCAGCGAGAACCGGTGGTGGAGATCCGGGTGCCAACAATCGACTGCGATCTGCCATAGACGCTGCCAAAGCTGTTAATCTCCCCAAGGACAAAATTGAAACCGCCATTAAGAAAGGCACTGGAGAACTGGCCTCGGAAAGCATTGATGAAGTGTTCTATGAGGGTTATGGTCCTGGCGGGGCAGCCATGCTCGTAGAAGCAGCTACGGATAACAAGAACCGGACGGTAGCTGAAATACGCCATCTTTTGAGTAAAAGCGGGGGTTCCATGGGAGAGTCAGGCTGTGTAGCCTGGATGTTTGATAATATGGGTGTGCTTTCCTTTGAAAAAGAAACTTATGGTGAAGAAGAAATTTTTGAAGCCGGCCTTGAAGCCGGTGTTGAAGATATCATAGATGACGGTGAGGTGTGGCAGGTGCGCTGTGCTCCGGAGAATTTTGCTGATGTAAAAAAGGTTTATGATGACGCAGGACTGAAATATGTTGAGGCCATGGTGACCATGGTACCCAAGAATACTGTTCAGGTGGACGTAGAAACCGGTCATAAGCTTATCAAGCTTTATGAAGCCTTAGACGATCATGATGATGTACAGAACGTATATTCCAACTTTGACCTGCCTGATGAAATTCTTAAAGAGCTGCAGGACTAA
- a CDS encoding tyrosine recombinase XerC, translating into MSWTVENLPEEIQAFLAHLDIEKGYSTATVSAYGSDLSQFEQFLKEKGKTCDKPHEVVRKDIHGFLTSLHKSKQSKSSMARKLSSLRSFFVFLLKYKKISDNPCQGISNPKQDRPQPSFLNVDQAINLMDAEGDPSPRWLRDIALAEMLYGSGLRVSEAVGLNMDDVDQSRGMVRVLGKGRKERLTPMTEAAVERVRQYIRQRSAFNPDPREQALFLGLRGKRLNRREAARIIDKLAGEAALPERISPHGLRHSYATHMLQSGADLRSVQELLGHSRISTTQRYTHLNLDEVTSVYDKAHPKSGNK; encoded by the coding sequence ATGTCCTGGACCGTAGAAAATCTTCCTGAAGAAATTCAAGCCTTTCTGGCTCATTTAGATATTGAAAAGGGATATTCCACCGCCACTGTTTCAGCATATGGCAGTGATCTGAGTCAGTTTGAACAATTTCTTAAGGAAAAGGGCAAAACTTGCGACAAGCCGCATGAAGTTGTGCGCAAAGATATCCATGGGTTTTTAACCAGCCTGCACAAATCAAAACAGTCCAAGTCATCCATGGCACGGAAACTGTCTTCGTTGCGGTCCTTTTTTGTTTTCCTCCTAAAGTATAAAAAGATTAGTGACAATCCATGCCAGGGTATCTCCAACCCCAAACAAGACAGACCGCAGCCGAGTTTTCTTAATGTAGACCAGGCAATTAATCTTATGGATGCTGAAGGCGATCCATCACCACGCTGGCTGAGAGATATAGCACTCGCTGAAATGCTTTATGGTTCAGGACTGCGGGTCAGTGAGGCCGTTGGTCTAAATATGGATGATGTTGATCAGTCCAGAGGTATGGTCAGGGTGCTGGGCAAGGGAAGGAAAGAACGTCTTACACCCATGACTGAAGCGGCAGTTGAAAGAGTCAGGCAATATATTAGGCAACGAAGTGCATTTAACCCTGATCCGAGAGAACAGGCGCTGTTTCTGGGGCTTCGAGGCAAGAGGCTAAATAGAAGAGAAGCGGCGCGAATTATTGACAAGCTGGCCGGAGAAGCCGCACTTCCGGAGAGAATCAGTCCCCACGGACTCAGGCACAGCTATGCAACCCATATGCTTCAAAGCGGTGCTGATCTCAGGAGTGTGCAGGAACTTCTGGGGCACAGCCGAATCTCTACGACCCAGCGTTACACACACTTAAATTTAGATGAGGTAACCAGTGTCTATGACAAGGCCCATCCCAAATCAGGAAATAAATAA
- the ruvA gene encoding Holliday junction branch migration protein RuvA: protein MIAYIQGTLLSTREKSCIILTSSGLGYEVFLTSQGMSELPGRGVSVEFFISSVIREDSFDLYGFLTEEERTTFNVLLNTPKLGPKTALAILSIYSPDRLKTVIASEDERMLAQVPGIGIKSARRILIDLKDKLNFVAADQAAPKAPVYKGSVRQDVLAGLVSLGYTTGEITHIVEAVLENEPDLDVSAAIRAVLKKKAQE from the coding sequence ATGATCGCATACATTCAGGGTACTTTACTCAGTACCAGAGAAAAATCATGTATAATCCTGACATCATCCGGCCTTGGTTATGAGGTGTTTCTGACTTCCCAGGGCATGAGCGAATTGCCGGGCAGAGGAGTGTCAGTAGAATTTTTCATCAGCAGCGTTATCAGGGAAGATTCATTTGATCTATATGGATTTTTAACTGAGGAGGAGAGAACAACCTTCAATGTGCTGTTGAATACACCCAAGCTTGGCCCCAAGACAGCCCTGGCCATTCTGAGCATCTACTCTCCGGACAGGCTGAAGACTGTTATCGCCTCTGAAGATGAAAGGATGCTGGCTCAGGTTCCGGGCATTGGAATAAAGTCGGCGCGCAGAATTTTAATTGACCTCAAGGACAAGCTAAACTTTGTTGCAGCTGATCAAGCTGCACCCAAAGCCCCTGTATACAAAGGATCGGTTCGCCAGGATGTCCTGGCCGGTCTTGTAAGTCTTGGATACACTACAGGCGAGATTACACATATTGTTGAGGCTGTTCTGGAAAATGAACCCGATCTTGACGTCAGTGCGGCTATCAGGGCAGTGCTTAAAAAAAAGGCTCAAGAATGA
- the trpS gene encoding tryptophan--tRNA ligase, with amino-acid sequence MSQETRVVSGMRPTGPLHLGHFFGVLRNWVDFQKDYSCYYFVADWHALTSEYAEPHKIKSFVGELVKDWYAAGLDPEKCVIFQQSQIKDHAELNLLLSMITPLGWLERNPTYKEVKQELVSKDLNTFGFLGYPVLQTADILLYRPQFVPVGHDQLPHLELSREIARRFNYLYGDFFPEPQAKLTETSKLPGLDGRKMSKSYGNCLYMGEEMDSVRPKVMSMLTDTNRMRKSDPGNPDICNMYPYHQLMTPKEKRDEIRENCTQAKWGCVDCKKLLLIHLEEFLGPLQQRRRELHDRPDLIQDILAAGNQRAAEEAGKTMDLVRRKLNFDF; translated from the coding sequence ATGAGTCAGGAAACTCGCGTTGTATCAGGCATGAGGCCTACAGGGCCACTTCATCTCGGGCATTTTTTTGGAGTGCTTCGCAACTGGGTCGATTTTCAAAAAGACTATTCATGCTATTACTTTGTAGCGGACTGGCATGCCCTGACCAGCGAATATGCAGAACCGCACAAGATAAAGAGTTTTGTTGGAGAATTGGTCAAGGACTGGTATGCTGCCGGTCTCGATCCTGAAAAATGCGTAATTTTCCAGCAGTCTCAGATCAAGGATCATGCTGAGCTGAACCTTTTGCTCAGCATGATTACCCCACTGGGATGGTTAGAGCGAAACCCCACTTATAAAGAAGTAAAGCAGGAACTGGTCAGCAAGGATTTGAACACATTCGGATTTTTAGGATACCCTGTACTGCAGACTGCTGACATCCTTTTATACCGCCCGCAATTTGTTCCTGTAGGCCATGATCAACTACCACATCTTGAACTGTCCAGGGAAATAGCACGCAGATTCAACTATCTTTATGGCGATTTTTTTCCTGAACCCCAGGCCAAGCTTACTGAAACTTCCAAGTTACCTGGCCTTGATGGCCGCAAAATGAGCAAAAGCTACGGCAACTGTCTTTATATGGGGGAAGAAATGGATTCAGTCCGCCCCAAGGTCATGTCCATGCTTACAGACACCAATCGCATGCGCAAATCTGATCCTGGAAACCCTGACATCTGCAACATGTATCCCTATCATCAGCTGATGACTCCCAAAGAAAAACGCGATGAGATAAGGGAAAATTGCACTCAGGCCAAATGGGGATGTGTTGACTGTAAAAAGTTGCTGCTGATCCATCTTGAAGAATTTCTCGGCCCACTACAACAAAGAAGAAGAGAACTCCATGATCGACCAGACCTTATCCAGGATATTCTTGCAGCAGGAAATCAGCGTGCTGCCGAAGAAGCAGGTAAAACCATGGATCTTGTTCGCAGGAAGCTGAATTTTGATTTTTAG